In the genome of Erwinia billingiae Eb661, one region contains:
- a CDS encoding restriction endonuclease — translation MISASFIAALLMGNPILLALMTAAFLFLLWHFRRQTASERRHRRYRATAERVYTRLRQLSGDGQRMSYLRKINPFVFEELLLLAFERQGYAVQRNASYSGDGGLDGKVHINGECWLIQAKRYSRAIAPAHVRDFDALLTRMGQRGLFIHTGRTGEKSREVSQATPQLRIISGQRLLALLAGKPFKEFFL, via the coding sequence GTGATATCTGCCTCTTTTATCGCGGCACTGCTGATGGGAAATCCGATTCTTCTGGCCTTGATGACGGCGGCTTTCTTATTTCTGCTCTGGCATTTTCGCAGACAGACGGCAAGCGAGCGTCGGCACCGTCGCTATCGCGCGACGGCGGAGCGCGTCTATACACGCCTGCGCCAGCTCAGCGGGGACGGGCAGCGCATGAGCTATCTGCGCAAAATCAATCCGTTTGTTTTTGAAGAGTTACTGCTGCTTGCGTTTGAGCGCCAGGGATACGCCGTACAGCGTAATGCATCGTACAGCGGCGACGGCGGACTGGACGGAAAAGTCCACATTAACGGCGAGTGCTGGCTGATTCAGGCCAAACGCTACAGCCGGGCGATCGCGCCGGCGCACGTCCGGGATTTTGACGCGCTGTTAACTCGTATGGGGCAACGCGGCCTGTTTATTCATACGGGCCGTACGGGTGAGAAGAGCAGAGAGGTCAGTCAGGCAACGCCTCAGCTGCGGATCATCAGCGGGCAACGTCTTTTAGCCCTGCTGGCGGGCAAGCCATTCAAGGAGTTCTTTTTATGA
- a CDS encoding integrating conjugative element protein — protein sequence MKLNTLIISAFIVFSPAALADLNVIADLGGQSTQAIFEAVNRQDTPPVTAAVPEQGEAAMLPVITPELTPGNVTPRTLQLPGIGALFIIGDDSYSRQWLKQNARQLAARNAAGLIVNVESMASLEALRGLAPGLQLAPSSGSELARRLQLSHYPVLITDSGLSQEVTQ from the coding sequence ATGAAACTCAACACACTCATTATTTCCGCATTCATCGTTTTTTCTCCCGCCGCGCTTGCTGATCTCAACGTCATTGCAGATCTTGGCGGACAAAGCACACAGGCTATTTTTGAAGCAGTAAATCGTCAGGACACGCCGCCGGTAACCGCCGCCGTACCTGAACAGGGCGAAGCGGCCATGCTGCCCGTAATTACGCCTGAACTCACCCCCGGGAATGTGACCCCCCGGACGCTGCAGCTGCCGGGGATCGGAGCACTGTTTATCATTGGTGACGACAGTTATTCACGCCAGTGGCTGAAGCAAAACGCGCGACAGCTTGCGGCCAGAAATGCAGCCGGCCTCATTGTGAATGTCGAAAGCATGGCATCGCTGGAAGCCCTGCGCGGTCTGGCTCCCGGCCTTCAGCTGGCCCCCTCATCCGGTTCTGAACTCGCCCGCCGCCTGCAGCTGTCTCATTACCCCGTTCTTATCACCGACAGCGGCCTGTCACAGGAGGTGACGCAGTGA
- a CDS encoding lysozyme family protein, with translation MATRRILIGVAMMLIPLSTFADGKQMVPEGYVRVAQAHSVPPESLYSVSLQESSRRLPQGERPWPWTLNVAGKGYRYKTRLEAWQALQVFMKKNSLKRIDVGIAQVNLGWNGQRFSSTWEALDPYKNLNAAAAILRECWDRKPGSWLDAAGCYHHPAGGAPAARYRAFVKTKLALLQSSPHLPAATAVEQTASASVPDTGLVWINPRSQ, from the coding sequence ATGGCAACTCGCCGCATTCTGATCGGAGTGGCGATGATGCTTATCCCTCTCTCCACGTTCGCAGATGGCAAACAGATGGTCCCAGAGGGATACGTGCGCGTTGCGCAGGCTCACAGCGTGCCGCCCGAGTCGCTCTATTCCGTCAGCCTGCAGGAATCATCGCGCCGCCTGCCGCAGGGTGAGCGCCCGTGGCCGTGGACCCTTAACGTGGCGGGCAAGGGATATCGTTATAAAACCCGTCTGGAAGCGTGGCAGGCGCTGCAGGTTTTCATGAAGAAGAACTCCCTGAAGCGCATTGATGTAGGGATTGCTCAGGTTAATCTTGGCTGGAACGGGCAGCGCTTCTCGTCCACTTGGGAAGCGCTGGATCCTTACAAAAATCTGAACGCCGCTGCCGCCATTCTGCGCGAGTGCTGGGACAGAAAACCGGGCAGCTGGCTCGATGCAGCCGGCTGCTATCACCACCCCGCTGGCGGCGCTCCCGCTGCCCGCTATCGCGCTTTTGTCAAAACCAAACTCGCCTTGCTCCAGTCCTCACCGCATCTGCCGGCGGCGACTGCGGTTGAGCAGACAGCATCCGCATCGGTGCCGGATACCGGCCTCGTCTGGATAAATCCACGGAGTCAGTGA
- a CDS encoding TIGR03759 family integrating conjugative element protein, giving the protein MKLKILNLALIVFCFSAQANVQVSNSKGEQIEAPAQNVQQSSVQDLQQQAGHWGLNQDDYQRYQSLKNGPRGIQSPGLDPLSTLGIEARNPAERRKYAEKWVKEEFARTQKELDFQREVTAAWKRLYPETLAVNMGNAAGIAHDTGGRLALFVKSAGCGQCDARLAAVLADNRPVDIYLVDSQGEDGKLRGWAKDHHIPLDRVRSRQITLNHDGGRWVRFGNGMMPVVLQQGENGWQLAAF; this is encoded by the coding sequence ATGAAGCTTAAAATACTCAACCTTGCTTTGATTGTGTTTTGTTTCTCCGCGCAGGCCAATGTCCAGGTCTCCAACTCAAAAGGTGAGCAAATTGAAGCGCCGGCTCAGAATGTGCAGCAAAGCAGCGTGCAGGATCTGCAGCAGCAAGCCGGACATTGGGGTCTAAACCAGGATGATTATCAGCGCTACCAGTCGCTGAAAAACGGTCCGCGTGGGATTCAGTCGCCCGGGCTGGATCCGCTGTCTACGTTGGGCATTGAGGCCCGAAATCCGGCGGAACGTCGTAAGTACGCCGAGAAATGGGTCAAAGAAGAGTTTGCGCGAACCCAGAAAGAGCTGGATTTCCAGCGTGAAGTTACCGCCGCATGGAAGCGCCTCTACCCGGAAACGCTCGCAGTCAATATGGGTAACGCTGCGGGTATCGCGCATGACACCGGAGGGCGGCTGGCGTTGTTCGTGAAATCTGCTGGCTGCGGACAGTGTGATGCCCGGCTGGCTGCGGTGTTAGCCGATAACCGGCCGGTTGATATCTACCTTGTAGACAGCCAGGGTGAGGACGGGAAGTTGCGAGGCTGGGCAAAAGACCACCATATCCCGCTGGACAGGGTACGCAGCCGCCAAATCACACTGAATCATGACGGCGGTCGCTGGGTGCGGTTTGGTAACGGCATGATGCCAGTCGTTCTGCAGCAGGGGGAAAACGGATGGCAACTCGCCGCATTCTGA
- a CDS encoding DUF2275 domain-containing protein, with amino-acid sequence MTTETSFPDESAEDSAQLSGSRFSGVKRRLPAIGLAVLSVAALGLAFISLRAGVSQENRLSYVEKQQNVVYTQALAKTDLEPVQATINTQGEAIKRQQAQLDAIGKSLEALSAKGLPDAVSQVRESVNGLNEAQTALQSRQSAIEQAVKTLQHPPQKAQQATAEVKAAPEVKKPTPAKPHQNVKTVTRKAPFVLTGVEKRGSESFAAIAPAGFSSIAEIRLIGEGQSVNGWTLIHAGYGQAQFRVNGRITTINAH; translated from the coding sequence ATGACGACAGAAACCTCCTTCCCTGATGAAAGCGCTGAAGACAGCGCTCAGCTGTCAGGCAGCAGATTTAGCGGTGTAAAGCGCCGTCTGCCCGCAATCGGACTGGCCGTGCTTTCGGTTGCCGCTCTGGGCCTCGCATTTATTTCGCTTCGCGCCGGCGTGTCGCAGGAAAACCGTCTCAGCTACGTCGAAAAGCAGCAAAACGTGGTTTACACCCAGGCACTGGCGAAGACGGATCTTGAACCTGTTCAGGCAACGATTAACACCCAGGGCGAGGCGATAAAACGTCAGCAGGCACAGCTGGACGCGATCGGTAAATCTCTCGAAGCCTTGTCGGCAAAAGGTTTACCTGATGCGGTCAGTCAGGTACGCGAGTCGGTAAATGGTCTGAATGAAGCGCAGACCGCACTGCAGAGCCGTCAGTCCGCAATTGAGCAGGCAGTCAAGACGCTGCAGCACCCGCCTCAGAAAGCGCAACAGGCCACTGCTGAAGTTAAAGCGGCACCAGAAGTAAAAAAGCCGACGCCCGCTAAGCCGCATCAGAACGTCAAAACAGTGACCCGCAAAGCACCGTTTGTACTGACCGGCGTTGAAAAGCGGGGCAGCGAGTCGTTTGCGGCCATTGCGCCAGCGGGGTTCAGCTCAATTGCTGAAATCCGCCTGATCGGTGAGGGACAGTCTGTTAATGGCTGGACGCTTATCCATGCCGGCTACGGGCAGGCACAATTCCGCGTAAATGGACGCATTACCACCATTAACGCACACTAA
- the pilL2 gene encoding PFGI-1 class ICE element type IV pilus protein PilL2 produces MKMNAVFAALPLALLAGCVGQPQKLQDRAPAEPVAPVSVTRNIQTPADDVYARTPEVVRYDRYLLVSTDPQAVQRDPLSQIIDVRIPSSVQPTVADAMRYALKQSGYSLCQTGPANGVLYRQPLPAVQFQLGPMRLRTALQVLAGPAWELEVDDVQRVVCHSLRAGYQLPATQLPPKPASAYAPAAGTPSSARSPQVIAPPQIQAQPVRGGWLTK; encoded by the coding sequence ATGAAAATGAATGCCGTCTTTGCCGCTCTACCGCTTGCATTGCTGGCGGGGTGCGTTGGGCAGCCTCAGAAGTTGCAGGATCGGGCACCCGCTGAACCGGTTGCGCCGGTCAGCGTCACCCGCAATATTCAGACGCCAGCTGATGATGTTTACGCGCGGACGCCTGAAGTGGTCCGCTACGATCGTTATCTGCTGGTCAGTACCGATCCACAGGCGGTGCAGCGCGACCCCCTTTCGCAGATTATCGATGTCCGTATTCCCTCCTCGGTACAGCCAACCGTGGCCGACGCCATGCGTTATGCGCTGAAACAGTCGGGCTACTCGCTGTGTCAGACCGGCCCGGCCAACGGCGTGCTGTACCGTCAGCCGCTGCCAGCCGTCCAGTTCCAGCTTGGTCCGATGCGTCTTCGCACCGCGCTGCAGGTGCTGGCCGGTCCTGCCTGGGAGCTGGAGGTTGATGACGTGCAGCGCGTGGTCTGCCACAGCCTGCGTGCCGGTTATCAGTTGCCTGCCACACAGCTGCCGCCAAAACCTGCCAGCGCATATGCACCGGCGGCTGGCACACCATCCTCCGCCCGTTCTCCTCAGGTCATCGCTCCCCCTCAAATTCAGGCCCAGCCTGTTCGCGGAGGGTGGCTGACAAAATGA
- a CDS encoding DUF2442 domain-containing protein — translation MIISAKEVRFDDRIMWVELSDERIIGVPLAWFPRLCNASAEQLKDYELSPRGIHWDALDEDVSIDGLLHGRGDITHPPHQVA, via the coding sequence ATGATTATTTCAGCTAAGGAAGTTCGGTTCGATGACCGCATTATGTGGGTCGAACTATCAGACGAGCGAATAATAGGTGTACCACTTGCGTGGTTCCCCCGACTTTGCAACGCGTCTGCTGAACAGCTGAAAGACTATGAACTGTCTCCCCGTGGGATCCACTGGGACGCACTGGACGAAGATGTTTCCATCGATGGCCTGTTACACGGTCGCGGTGACATAACGCATCCGCCACATCAGGTTGCCTGA
- a CDS encoding DUF4160 domain-containing protein translates to MPVILRLNGFRFFFYSNEGNPREPAHIHVMKAGTEAKFWLDPVVKLARNDGFDSRTLKELAILIKLNQTLLLEAWNDYFS, encoded by the coding sequence ATGCCTGTCATATTACGGCTTAATGGTTTTCGGTTTTTTTTCTACTCTAACGAAGGCAATCCGCGCGAACCTGCTCACATTCATGTGATGAAGGCCGGCACAGAAGCAAAGTTCTGGCTGGATCCGGTTGTTAAACTGGCGCGTAACGATGGATTTGATTCGCGGACGTTAAAAGAGCTGGCGATACTAATAAAGCTAAACCAAACCCTACTCCTGGAGGCCTGGAATGATTATTTCAGCTAA
- a CDS encoding single-stranded DNA-binding protein: MSSRGVNKVILVGNLGQDPEIRYMPNGGAVANITLATSESWRDKQTGENREVTEWHRVVLFGKLAEVTGEYLRKGSQVYIEGQLRTRKWQDQSGQDKYTTEVVVNVGGTLQMLGGRQHNSSQQQYSGNGGQPQQPSAPAPQANSNGNKGKNNRGPQRNNAAQPAPQQAASQSQHAGEWDDDIPFLGHGYGIAKHAIAAL; this comes from the coding sequence ATGTCCTCACGCGGCGTAAACAAAGTGATTCTGGTCGGCAATCTCGGTCAGGATCCTGAAATCCGCTACATGCCTAACGGCGGAGCGGTCGCTAACATTACACTGGCAACGTCGGAGTCATGGCGCGATAAACAGACCGGTGAAAACCGTGAAGTAACCGAATGGCATCGTGTGGTGTTGTTCGGAAAGCTTGCTGAAGTTACCGGCGAATACCTCCGCAAAGGTTCTCAGGTTTACATTGAGGGCCAGTTGCGTACCCGAAAATGGCAGGATCAGAGCGGGCAGGACAAATACACGACTGAAGTCGTTGTTAACGTCGGTGGCACCCTGCAGATGTTAGGTGGCCGTCAACACAATAGCAGTCAGCAACAGTACAGCGGTAACGGGGGACAGCCTCAGCAGCCGTCAGCACCTGCACCGCAGGCAAATAGCAACGGGAATAAAGGGAAAAATAACCGTGGTCCGCAGCGCAACAATGCCGCTCAGCCCGCACCTCAACAGGCTGCATCACAGTCGCAGCATGCAGGTGAATGGGATGATGACATTCCGTTCCTCGGTCACGGTTATGGCATAGCGAAGCACGCCATAGCCGCTCTCTGA
- a CDS encoding STY4534 family ICE replication protein has product MSANNTSNANNNGKSKDYFNLTINGLGYLSNVRQVNAQSGTFISCVINALSGPSDSPSYVRFDVTVAGKEASSLINRCQKAVDEDKKVLIGFVLSNPSTDIFQLKNGEHAGESRVSLKARLIKVDWVKIGQDMVFKTERAEPQQAPNAASQQQSYAENSF; this is encoded by the coding sequence ATGTCTGCAAATAACACCTCTAATGCCAACAACAACGGCAAATCTAAAGACTACTTCAACCTGACCATCAACGGTCTGGGCTATCTTAGTAATGTTCGCCAGGTCAATGCTCAGTCCGGCACCTTCATCAGCTGCGTGATCAACGCACTGTCAGGTCCGAGCGACAGCCCCTCTTATGTGCGTTTCGACGTCACCGTTGCCGGTAAAGAAGCCAGCAGCCTCATCAACCGCTGCCAGAAAGCGGTTGATGAAGATAAGAAAGTGCTGATCGGCTTCGTTCTCAGCAACCCGTCAACGGACATTTTTCAGCTGAAAAATGGTGAGCATGCCGGTGAAAGTCGCGTCAGCCTGAAAGCCCGTCTGATTAAGGTGGACTGGGTAAAGATAGGCCAGGATATGGTCTTCAAGACTGAACGCGCTGAACCGCAACAGGCACCGAACGCCGCTTCACAGCAGCAATCTTACGCAGAAAACTCATTCTGA
- a CDS encoding DNA topoisomerase III, which produces MQLYLCEKPSQAKDIARVLGVSQRGQGCINGGNITVTWAVGHLLETATPEIYGEQFGRPWRAEVLPIIPDRWQMTVKKDTADQFAVIKKLLKQASEVVIATDADREGEVIARELMEYCNYRGAVRRLWLSALDEASIKKALGEMLPGDKTEMLYQAGVGRSRADWLIGMNLTRLYTLKAGEAGVSEVFSVGRVQTPTLAIVVNRDLEIAGFTPKPWWKVRAQLQKDDVSFEAEWVAAAQYCDDEKRCVNHPIAQAVQQLCQKAGSGSVISVEKKRDKTPAPLCFTLGTLMEVCNKKWGFGANEVLSIAQSLYETHKATTYPRTDCGYLPVSMREEVRDVLQAIQHSDPSITPELARLDTAFTSRVWNDKKITAHHAIIPTRQPFEIAKLNAKELKVYSLIRLHYLAQFMPLQESDVTDATFNIGNQLFRTRGRVMIHAGWKSLFSGQLSEEGEEDKESAAQLPALEQGSVCSVTGADVKDNMTKAPPHHTEGTLIAAMKNAASLVTDPQLKKVLRDNAGLGTEATRSGVLETLFKRGFLEKKGKFIQATQMARELIAALPETLTSPGMTALWEQALDDIAQGKSGLSDFMQKQTQWTRHLIEKGRVAAFKITVPVGPSCPKCGGPTQQRKNKEDKFWGCMKFPDCKGIVGETNRKTRRQAAGKSRGGGKAKRGSASVPATIQLQSQKG; this is translated from the coding sequence ATGCAGCTTTATCTATGTGAAAAACCCTCTCAGGCTAAAGATATTGCCCGCGTGCTGGGTGTGAGCCAGCGCGGGCAGGGATGTATTAACGGCGGTAACATCACGGTGACGTGGGCTGTGGGGCATTTGCTTGAAACGGCCACGCCTGAAATTTACGGCGAGCAGTTTGGCCGTCCGTGGAGAGCGGAGGTGCTGCCAATTATCCCGGACCGCTGGCAAATGACCGTAAAAAAAGACACTGCCGACCAGTTTGCCGTCATCAAAAAGCTTCTAAAGCAGGCCAGTGAAGTGGTGATCGCGACCGATGCCGATCGTGAAGGTGAAGTGATCGCGCGCGAGCTGATGGAGTATTGCAATTACAGAGGTGCCGTCCGCCGATTGTGGCTTTCCGCGCTGGACGAAGCCAGTATCAAAAAAGCCCTCGGTGAAATGTTGCCGGGTGATAAGACTGAAATGCTCTATCAGGCCGGTGTCGGTCGATCGCGGGCAGACTGGCTTATCGGGATGAACCTGACGCGGCTTTATACCCTGAAAGCGGGTGAAGCCGGAGTATCAGAGGTGTTTTCCGTGGGGCGCGTGCAGACGCCCACGCTCGCTATAGTGGTTAACCGCGATCTTGAGATTGCGGGCTTCACACCGAAGCCGTGGTGGAAGGTTAGAGCACAGCTGCAAAAAGACGATGTTTCATTTGAGGCCGAATGGGTTGCTGCGGCGCAATACTGCGACGATGAAAAGCGGTGTGTTAACCATCCGATTGCCCAGGCTGTTCAGCAGCTCTGCCAGAAAGCTGGCAGCGGCAGCGTGATCTCCGTTGAGAAAAAGCGCGATAAAACGCCGGCACCGCTGTGTTTTACTCTCGGCACGCTGATGGAAGTCTGCAACAAGAAATGGGGTTTTGGGGCTAATGAGGTGCTCTCAATAGCCCAGTCGCTGTATGAAACGCATAAGGCGACGACCTATCCGCGGACAGACTGCGGTTATCTGCCCGTTTCGATGCGCGAAGAGGTCAGGGACGTGCTCCAAGCCATACAGCACTCCGATCCGTCTATCACCCCCGAGCTTGCCCGTCTTGATACCGCATTTACCTCGCGCGTCTGGAACGACAAGAAAATTACCGCGCACCACGCGATTATCCCGACTCGACAGCCATTCGAAATAGCAAAGCTGAACGCGAAAGAGCTCAAAGTCTACTCTCTTATCCGGCTGCACTATCTGGCCCAGTTTATGCCGCTGCAGGAATCTGATGTGACGGATGCCACCTTCAACATTGGGAATCAGCTTTTCCGCACGCGCGGGCGCGTGATGATTCATGCCGGGTGGAAATCACTCTTCAGCGGCCAATTGTCCGAAGAGGGGGAAGAAGATAAGGAGTCCGCCGCCCAGCTGCCTGCGCTGGAGCAGGGGAGCGTCTGCAGCGTCACCGGTGCCGACGTCAAAGATAATATGACCAAAGCGCCGCCGCATCATACGGAAGGAACGCTTATTGCCGCCATGAAAAACGCGGCCAGCCTGGTCACGGATCCTCAGCTCAAGAAGGTGCTGCGCGATAACGCAGGACTGGGAACGGAAGCGACGCGCAGCGGCGTACTGGAAACGCTGTTTAAACGGGGTTTCTTGGAGAAAAAGGGCAAATTTATCCAGGCCACTCAGATGGCGCGGGAACTTATCGCGGCATTGCCTGAAACGCTGACCAGCCCGGGCATGACAGCCCTTTGGGAGCAGGCGCTGGATGATATTGCCCAAGGCAAAAGCGGGCTCAGTGATTTTATGCAAAAGCAAACACAGTGGACCCGGCATCTTATTGAAAAAGGGCGTGTCGCTGCCTTTAAAATTACGGTACCGGTCGGACCTTCCTGTCCTAAGTGCGGCGGACCGACTCAACAGCGCAAGAATAAAGAGGATAAGTTCTGGGGCTGCATGAAGTTTCCGGACTGTAAGGGGATCGTTGGTGAGACGAACCGTAAAACCCGACGTCAGGCGGCGGGGAAATCCCGGGGGGGTGGCAAAGCGAAGAGAGGCTCCGCGTCGGTACCGGCGACCATTCAGCTGCAAAGTCAGAAAGGTTGA
- a CDS encoding PFL_4669 family integrating conjugative element protein, translated as MAEQTTPQSAPRRSGGLVSTLTIELHSHYAIRLWEGRDRSDEKRNPDKRPKIPGMPEVIQRAGYAGRDAAAGNPFGEQMLVELEEAIEHATANVEKQVNKLGKFTAAVPPGVTISEVTSSEPLNLDVFSRSPLGYRCVWLLVHYDQLALKAFQAFHYGLISRSQRDDFLEKGSKAIRVVYGLIKNYRTVPVTYEDITNKTARGQDAIKRLGQPDPDVMSGKKRSSFSPLTAVTSEDD; from the coding sequence ATGGCCGAGCAGACAACACCTCAATCAGCACCTCGACGGTCTGGCGGATTAGTATCCACGCTGACTATCGAGCTGCACTCACATTATGCAATCAGGCTCTGGGAAGGGCGCGATCGTTCTGACGAAAAGCGCAATCCGGATAAGCGGCCAAAAATCCCTGGAATGCCGGAGGTTATCCAACGCGCAGGTTATGCAGGGCGTGATGCCGCTGCCGGTAATCCCTTCGGTGAACAGATGCTGGTTGAACTTGAGGAGGCCATTGAGCATGCAACGGCGAACGTTGAAAAACAGGTTAACAAGTTAGGAAAATTCACGGCTGCTGTCCCGCCTGGCGTCACCATCTCAGAAGTCACTTCCTCCGAGCCGCTTAACCTTGATGTGTTCAGCCGCTCACCTTTGGGCTATCGCTGCGTGTGGCTATTAGTCCATTACGACCAATTAGCACTCAAAGCCTTTCAGGCATTTCATTACGGTCTGATTTCGCGTTCTCAGCGCGATGACTTTCTGGAAAAGGGCAGTAAAGCCATTCGGGTCGTATACGGTCTGATTAAGAATTACCGGACCGTGCCGGTTACGTACGAGGATATCACTAACAAAACGGCGCGTGGTCAGGATGCCATCAAACGTCTGGGGCAACCTGACCCGGACGTTATGTCGGGTAAAAAACGCTCTTCATTCTCACCACTTACTGCCGTTACCTCTGAGGACGATTAA
- a CDS encoding STY4528 family pathogenicity island replication protein, protein MTLPDDSLINQAVTKLTDRLTARLPEEQNNYVRGGLLFTGNIHDSMPRRLLLDQRLSPLDKMGWIIIRLHALSNEGAVFPSYEELQFQLATPGKGKASKETISRILLMLRITGWLSLCKRVRDEKGRVRGNIYAQHDEPLSFSDAETFDPQWLKTVAEACLSSNRTISTTAKTIISEIRLAPDMHHHRSYLQMIDARLGSAQIPDELASRAAFTQAGHSPGSDSELSIKVEGQTPSSGSEHSDNAGNGSQVRKPNSYVRSSTNTTDKTYVTGSVCLPVDFVSLLKPEDRDMVNRQLQALSPERSALVLSNVIRAQREGSLQNPLGWLLTVLKKARQGELYASDSGRKVFDHLSQSSRPELRPFKPSHPENRQTCSEERVREIVQSLRVSVGTQKK, encoded by the coding sequence ATGACATTACCGGATGACAGCCTTATCAATCAGGCAGTCACAAAATTAACTGATCGGCTGACAGCACGTTTACCGGAAGAACAAAACAACTACGTCCGTGGTGGTCTGTTGTTCACGGGGAACATACATGATTCCATGCCGCGCCGGTTGCTTCTCGATCAGCGCCTCTCTCCGCTGGACAAAATGGGCTGGATAATAATCCGTCTGCACGCTTTGAGTAATGAAGGTGCCGTTTTTCCATCCTATGAAGAATTGCAGTTCCAGTTAGCAACACCAGGAAAAGGTAAAGCATCAAAAGAAACCATCAGTCGGATACTACTCATGCTGCGCATCACCGGCTGGCTAAGTCTCTGTAAACGCGTCAGGGATGAAAAGGGGAGGGTAAGAGGAAATATCTACGCGCAGCACGATGAGCCTTTATCCTTTTCCGATGCAGAAACTTTTGACCCGCAGTGGCTTAAAACTGTGGCGGAAGCCTGTCTAAGTAGTAACCGCACCATCAGCACCACGGCCAAAACAATCATCAGTGAAATCCGGCTTGCCCCCGATATGCATCACCACCGTAGCTATCTACAGATGATTGATGCTCGCTTGGGGTCAGCACAAATCCCTGATGAGTTAGCCAGTCGTGCCGCATTCACTCAGGCGGGTCATTCCCCGGGTTCGGATTCCGAACTTAGTATAAAAGTAGAGGGGCAAACACCAAGTTCGGGATCCGAACATAGTGATAACGCGGGGAACGGCAGCCAGGTTCGGAAACCGAACAGTTACGTACGTAGTTCTACTAATACAACAGATAAAACATACGTAACCGGTTCGGTTTGCCTGCCTGTTGACTTTGTATCTCTGCTGAAACCTGAAGACAGGGATATGGTAAACCGCCAGTTGCAGGCGCTGTCGCCAGAGCGATCCGCTCTCGTGCTATCGAATGTTATTCGTGCACAGCGCGAGGGTAGCCTGCAAAACCCGCTCGGCTGGTTGTTGACGGTGCTTAAAAAGGCCCGTCAGGGGGAACTTTATGCCTCTGATAGTGGGCGAAAAGTATTTGATCACCTAAGCCAGTCATCACGCCCTGAACTGCGTCCCTTTAAGCCTTCCCATCCTGAAAACCGACAGACGTGCAGTGAAGAGCGTGTCAGGGAAATCGTTCAAAGTCTTCGCGTGTCTGTTGGAACACAGAAGAAATGA
- a CDS encoding ParE family toxin-like protein yields the protein MRFNEIIPGLKAPVTVPSSLRKKAAGAVLRFWQGERNYKRLNENRTGYYKIDLGPFWRLLSRDEGRTWEMMNHERYNTAMRN from the coding sequence GTGCGGTTTAACGAAATCATACCGGGTCTTAAAGCTCCAGTGACGGTTCCATCATCACTGCGTAAAAAAGCGGCCGGCGCAGTTCTGCGATTCTGGCAGGGTGAGCGAAATTACAAGCGTCTAAATGAAAACAGAACTGGCTATTACAAAATCGATCTTGGCCCGTTCTGGCGTCTGCTTAGCCGTGATGAAGGGCGCACCTGGGAGATGATGAATCATGAGCGCTATAACACGGCTATGCGTAACTAA
- a CDS encoding DUF2857 domain-containing protein: MNTNLSRAANGFLLDLVMELKNGFIRRCDKMGLTSEEIATLKDMTIEDIHYIINSEVSVLSFQINQDNLARLMTQAREEQTRKQRIDRALALGGSIKLMEHFFGLMSNDVAARRRIAGIKVRAGRGTVLSDEQSTELWEIWATNDNKTLRSDSDEGLDLMLLAAEQMDISLTAVWNTVLRWENENLTAATRRRA; this comes from the coding sequence ATGAACACGAACCTCTCCCGCGCTGCGAATGGCTTCTTGCTTGACTTGGTTATGGAGCTTAAAAACGGGTTTATACGTCGCTGTGACAAAATGGGGCTTACTTCTGAAGAGATTGCAACGCTGAAGGACATGACCATTGAAGATATCCATTACATCATCAATAGCGAAGTTTCAGTGCTTTCGTTTCAGATAAATCAAGACAACCTTGCACGGCTGATGACACAAGCAAGAGAAGAACAAACGCGTAAGCAAAGGATCGACCGGGCTCTGGCGCTCGGGGGATCAATCAAACTCATGGAGCACTTTTTCGGCCTAATGAGCAATGATGTAGCAGCGCGTCGTCGGATCGCGGGCATAAAGGTTCGTGCAGGTCGGGGAACCGTTCTTAGCGATGAGCAGAGTACCGAACTATGGGAGATTTGGGCGACAAATGACAATAAAACACTTCGTAGTGATTCGGACGAAGGGCTGGATTTGATGCTGCTTGCTGCTGAACAGATGGATATCTCGCTTACTGCCGTTTGGAACACAGTTCTTAGGTGGGAAAATGAAAATCTGACAGCCGCAACCCGGAGAAGAGCATGA